TGCCACTCCAAAAACCTACCGTTATCCAGGTGCTTAATCCGATCAGCCACCCTACATTTCTTATCCAGCTCAAGTTTGAAAAGTTCCACTGTTTCAGAAATCTATCTTTCAGTGGCTCGTTAATAATCCAAGGATCAAGCCAAAACACCGTATTCAAACCGTTACCTACCGAGCTTTTAAAAAATCTCCTTAATTGGATTCCGTCAACTTGAATTTTCGATTGCAAACCCGCTATGTTGCACCACACCCCTCCCATCGATTTTCTTGCCGGAATAAAATCCCATCCCGATCTCGTCACATGAATAGCTTCTCTTACCTTTGTCCAAAGTTTATTTTTGTCGGATAAAAACCTCCATCCCCACTTTAGCTAGAAGAGACGTGTTAATACTTTTTAGCTTACTGATCCCGAGCCCACTTTAGCTAGAAGAGACGTGTTAACAACTAAAAGCACTAAAATATTGCAATTAATTTCAAACAAGTTTCATGATGCAATTAAGTATCAAGTTTCACATCTATTGTCAACATTATTGAAGTAATGAAGTGTAAAATCACTAATTGTATGATAAACGTTCTTGATGTAATTACTTATAAGCTTTGAGTTGTTTAAGTAAAAGTTATTTGATTTTAAGATAGATATTAAAATTCAAAGATATTATCATAATATCACCACTAAACTAAGTACATGTAAAGAAGATTACTGCATCAACATGCATCGTTCTCAAACAAGTGAGCTTTGTATTGCTGCTCGCTTTTGCGTTCTATGAAGTGAACCTCATTTCCAACACAACAACTTGTATTTCCATTTCTACTTAAAATCACACCAGGATCCCTCTTCTTTAACGGAGTGCTTCCCATCACAGATTCATAATTTTGAAGTATTCATTTTTGTTAATTCGATTCAAGTttcatatttgttttttttttttcctatgAAACAATATTTATGTATTTTGCACTATGATGAGTTTTATCTTGCAACAcggaaaaaataaaaacaaactgtTCCGGTGTCCCACTTTGATTTCCATACAAAGTTAAATACAGTGAGGCATTCCATAAATATCCATTCTGAATAAACCATCATTTTTAGGGTAGAAAAGACAATTAAAATGTAGTTGTAATTTGAAGAAGGCAATTAGGTAGAAAAAGGCAATCAAAAATCTCCTTGGGTTCAGTTGAAAATTTAGGATTTAATTAAGATTAAAACGGCTAGCAAAAAAAGGAACAGAAAGTTAAAACAAAAATCCGCTGGAAGTAGGGATTGAACCCGCCACTAGAGAATGATAAAGGACGGGTATTATACACTtcatataaatttcaaaaatcaTTGGTGTCGCTTGACCCGTTCCAATATATGTAGCTCTGCGCCTCTGCCCCTGATAATCACAATCGTATTACCAAAGGGTACAATTGGTAAAAAAATTTGGGTGCACAGTTATTTTTATATATCTGTTGTTTCAGGTCCGTTTACACAGAGAGTTTTGCTGACACTGGAAGAGAAGCATCTTCCTTATGACCTAAAGTTGGTTGATCTCGGTAACAAGCCAGACTGGTAATCATACAGTATTCCGTTTATAACATGTCGTGTTTTCTTTCAACCTTTCATAATTTGATCTACGCGTGACACTCTTGGTTTTACGTAGGTTTTTAAGTATTAGCCCAGAAGGTAAAGTCCCAGTGGCGAAGGTTGATGACAAATGGATAGCAGATTCCGATGTTATTACACAGACAGTAGAGGAAAAGTTCCCTGACCCGTCACTGGTGACCCCACCTGAGAAAGCTTCTGTGTACACTCATGCTCTTTGTCTCCCCTTTGTTCAGTTTACATTCATTTTTGCAAATTGATGTTGTATAATGGTATTTCTGATTCGTATATCTAGTGGGTCGAAGATCTTTTCGACATATATTGGCTTCTTAAAAAGCAAAGATGCGAATGATGGAACGGAGCAAGCTTTACTGAATGAACTCTCTGCTTTCAATGATTACATCAAAGAAAATGTGGGTTCTGTTCTATCTCTCCACACACGCACATATATATATCAAACTGTTTGTTGAATTAGCTTGctgattttaaattttgttttcgCGTGTTTGTTGAAGGGTCCGTTTATCAACGGAAAGGATATCTCTGCTGCAGACTTGTCGCTAGGTCCGAAGCTGTACCATATGGAGATCGCTTTGGGTCATTTTAAGAAGTGGTCAGTCCCGGATTCACTTCCCCATCTGAAAACATACATGAAGGTACACTTATCTTTGTTGAATTGCATAAAGTTATCTTTTTATGAGAGCAGCCTTAATTGTTCTGTTCTTTGATTTTTATCTTTTTCATAACATCTATAACTAACATGATATTATTACATGGTGACTACCCCTTGTAAAACGTTTCACTAATATGGATTTATTATGTTTTCAGACTGTGTTCTCATTGGACTCGTTCATCAAAACAATGCCGCTAACAGAAGACGTAATTGAGGGATGGCGGCCAAAGGTCATGGGTTAACGCCAATTTATATCAAGGAGTCACCCATCAATGCATCTATGATAACGTTGTCGAATTTGTTCTCTTTTGGTTTCTGGTTCCTCGCATAGAGTTCGTTGTTCTCTCCTACGTTTCTTTAGATGGCCGAATGCAACTTATTGCCTACCATATATACATTTTAGTTGAAAACTACTGTAATTGTGTTGTTATGTCGGTTTCTGTATATTATCATGAACAAACTTGTGTTAATATCTTGTCATCATGAATTACAAGTAATGTTATAACACATCACATTCGGGTTCCAAGTCCAAAATCAACTACATGGTTGACATTGGTTTGGCTTGGTGTTCTTGTCCATTCGATGGCTAAAAATAAACGCATCATATGTGTAATCCAACGGGACTAAAGATCGAGCTTTCATTATCCTCATATATTTCTTTGATTCTTCCAATCTCCCTGCTCGGAAAAGACTAACGATTAACCATGTAAACACCGATGCACCGGGAGAGAGTTTCCTATATTCCATTTCATAGTAAAGCTTAAGAACTCCCTCAACATCACCTTCTCTTCCATAACCTGCGATAATATAAGAATATGTATTTGCATCCGGCATGAACCCTTTATCTAACAAAAGGGTCAACACGTCATCTGCTCGACGAACACTCTCATGTCCATTTAGCCTCTCAACCACTTCATTAAAAGCCAAGCAACTCGGAATGAATCCGTTCTGCAACATTCTCTCGCAAAAATTCAAGCTTTCTTCAACTTTTCCAGCTTTCGAACAACCAACGATCATATGCGTGTAAGTCTCGTCATAAACCTGCAAACCATCACGTTCCATATCGTTAAACACTTCACCTGCATTCTCAACCTTTCCAGCCTCACAATACGCGCCGATAAAGGATGTATGCACAAACGAATTCGCCTTAAATCCTCTCATAACCATTTCATCATACACCTTCCATGCGGTTTCCAGTTCCCCAAGCTTTATCTTACCATACACAATCAAAGAACACGAAACGGTGTCAAGAATCATATTCCTCATCAACATCCGCTTCAACAAAACCAACCCGTCTTTGATCCTGCCCTCGTCAATCATCCTGAAAACCAAACATGTGTTAACAATCACTTTCGGCGAGCATCTCTTCTGATCAATCCTGTCAATCATATCAACAAACTTCTTCAACTTTCCCTCTTTACACAACGCATCGACCATAATTTCAACACTCTTCTCATTCGGGTACGTTCTGTTCTCAATCATATGCTCATAAACCCTCCAACCCAACTCGGTTTTATCCGATTTTTGAATCACGTGCAGCAAAGTATTATAACTGATCACGTTCAATCTAAACCCATGTTCACCCACACAAACACACACGTCTATGGCTTCATCAATCATCCGCAACTTCGAACAAATTTGTACCAACACATCAAACACAAATGGACTAGAACCAGTAACCTCATAACTATTCATAAACGAATGTACCAACGGGAGCACACCATTACCGGTTACAGAGCGGGTGAGAACCGATTCAATTAGCGCGCTGGCGTCTTTGATCAGCTTGGCTTTAACCAAAATGTGTATAACAAGAGCGTACATGTTTGTTTGGTGTGTGATGTTGGTGAAATGGGAAGACCAGTGGAAGAAAGATAATGCCTTTTTAGCATTTGGCGGGTCTTTGAGTTGAATGAGTACTCTGTTGATGATGGATGAGTTTCGGATATCGGTTTTCTTGAGGTTTCGGTTCAGGGTTTGCCAGTTCAGATTATTCGGGAATGATTTGCAGACGACGGTGATTGCTGCTGCTGTCTTCTCTTCCTCCTCTGCAGCCTTACTGATGCAGTTCAGAAACCGAGGAATGTTATCAAGTGAGTGAGTGAGTTTGATGTTGGGATTGATGATTCGGCGTAAAAGTGGCTGaagcatttcaacaaacaccttgCCTACACTGTCGGAACAATCAATTAACAACGAAACTCTACTACAAACAAGTAAAACAACACTAGTCCTATTGAGGCATTATAACAAACACCTTACCTACACACCCAGGTCAATCAATTAACAGCCATAAAACTCTACTACCAACAATTAAAACAACAGTGGTCCTATTGAgtcatttcaacaaacaccttaCCTACACTCTCAGGTCAATCAGTTAACAGCCACACATTTGAGGGTTTTGCAGATCAAGTAACGGTTGACTGGAGTGCATAAATAGCCCCTAGATTATTGTTCTTGTCGTGCCTCTCAGGTAATGAGGGTCGTCACACAAGGGAATATTTTTACTGGTCTAGAACCGGTTTTGAACGTCATCAGAGAGTAGAGATGCACATCTCGGTTTTTTTTCAAACCCAAACCGGTTTAGAACCGGGTTTTACTTTGATTGGTTTGAATTCAATCAGTTTCGGTTTGAAACCAGTTCAGTACCCCTCAGTTTGGTCAGCTTGAAAGTCTGATTCTGGTTTGGTTTTGTTCGTAAACCGGTTCTTGAGCGcacaattaattttttttacagacacagaaaaaacacataaaatacgacattttttatagttttcaaaacaagaaatagaaAAATGAAATACAAAAACATAATTCTAAAAATTACAATTAACAATTTTGATGTTTATTCGTCGTCTGAACTATTGTTTGCGCGCATCGATGCATCGTAGGCTAGTTCTTCGTCGGATAAGGGATCACTTAGTCCCTCTTGCACCTCTTCATCATGTATTTGTTCTTCAATCTCCGTTTAGTCTTTGAGTTTGTTTGGTGTTGTACACGATGCACCAATTTTAAGTGATATTTTAAACATATTCACATATTTAACAATGATAGAGTTAGTCTTGTTCTTCATATCAATATAACCCCGCCATTAAAATAAAACGCCAACAACAAGAAAATCCCATTCACTCTAATTTGAAATCCATGTCCATACATCCCTTGCAAATGTACAAGGTTGGAATACATGATCGGCCTTTTCTTTATCTGTAGAGCAGAACTGACACACTGTCTACTGAATTTTGACTCATCTAGTAGATAAGTAAGGAGATAACGAAATCCTATTCTGAACTGATCTCCACACGAAACATCAATCCTTGATCGGAATTCATTTGGTCCACTTCACGTTCGTTAACTCTCCTTTAGTCAAATTTCCAAACTTAATACGTGTCTTAGGGACATCGCTATGAATTGACCCAATGGCTCACCCTTCCAATGCCACCTATTTTCGCCTTGAAGCAAGTTTTAAAGTCAAGAAAATAAACACCACTATTATCATAGCCAGATCGGGAACCAACTATATAACAGATTCAAATGAGTTTATTTCAATCGTCTTTATCTGAACCTGTGAACTAGATTGGATATTTGAACTAGATTTCAAATTTTATCTTTTAAAGTTCACTTACTATTTCAAACTTATATTGTTTATTTGAATGTTTTTAGCTTTCTTAACATTGCAAATCCACATCAaaaaattttttatataattttaattttcaaactCCTTATGACGTTGGTTTTTACCATGACTAATCTAAAGCAATAAAACATGATAAGGATTCATATACTAGAGTGTTTTGTTTTTACATTGATTTTGTCTTGTTTGTGTTTAAAAAGCGCTTATTAATATCTAAAAAGGTAttttaagcaaaaaaaaaaaaaaaaaaaaaaaaccttttcatcaacaaatatTCTTATGGTCGATTCACAATATTAATTAAGAAAAAACTTTTCATGAACCAATATTCTTATGGTCGATTCACATATCAATCCGAGTAATAATAGGATCACAACTCACAAATTTAGATCATGACTAATCCCCAACCTTGACCTAATCTCTTCACATCTGGCTGGGTCAAACCCACCCCTCTCACCCCCACTCAAAACCAGACACCACCAACACCAACACAAAACACAGAACCATGGACTTCACCCCACCATCAAACTCAAACCCTCCAATACAAGCCAGCCCCATCTCCTCAATCCCATCTTCTCGTAAACTCCCAATCAAACGTAAAAACCCCAACacttccaattccaattccactCTCATCCTCACCATCCCCGAACACCATGACGCCACCCCCTCCAACCCACCTTTCAAATTCCATCGGATTTGGTCCGAACCCGACGAGATCCGCTTACTCCAGGGCCTCCTTGATTCTTCCCATCAAGGCTTCTCCTTCCCTAAAGATCTCGGCACCTTTTACGCCCAATTCACCCACGGCATGCCCCAGCCCTATTCCAAATCCCAGCTCTCTGAGAAACTCAGACGTTTGCGGAAAAAGTTTCGGGTGATTTCTTCCCGGTTGGCTAATGGGTTGGATAGAGATTTGCTTTCGGTTCAGGATCGTGCGTTGTATGATCTTTCGAAGCAGTTATGGGAGCCGGAGCAAGAGCCAGAGCCAGAGCAGGAGCTAGATCATCCGTCTTTGCGGTTTAGTGGTATAAAGTTGGATTGTAATGCTGAAGATGATAATGAGTTTAAGGCGGGTGTGTCAGGGGTGGGGGTTGGGGTTGAGGTTCCGGAGACGATGGCTGTGTTGGCTTTGCCGTCTGTGGTTAGGAAGACGGATAAACCGGATAATTGTAGTGAGAAATATAATAAGGGTGACGGTGTTGGTGGTTCGAAAGATGGTGTTGGAAAGGGGGAATTGGAGGGTGAAGTTAAAGTGGTGGGAAAGGAAGTGAGGGTGGAGAATGTGAAGAAGGGTTTGGGGGATGATTTGAGAAGTGGGATTGTGCGGTTTGCTTCTACGACACTTGTTGAAGTGATTGATCGATCGTTGAAGGAGATGAGGATGATGATTGATGTGAGAAGGGTTGCGGATTTGGAGAAGGAGATGAGTTTTGAGAAACGGTGGAGGGATCAACGTGTTGCGGAGTTTGATGTGTTGGCGAAGCGTTTGAAGTTGATTGTGGAGGGTTCTTCAATGGTTGGTAAATGAATATTTGTATATGAAAGTTGGAAAGTTTTTGTTGGTTGGTTGGTTACTTGGTTTTCGTTTTTCTGgttaaacttgttttgttattGCATAATACATTTTCattgtttttgtgtgtgtttccATTGGTTAGTAGGGTCCATAAGATTATAGATAACGAGTTGTTAGTATGTATTTGATCGGTTCTGATTCGGGTTCAATGATAAAATGATTTATTTGATTTGCTATGTTAGATTATCACTTTGGTTCTGTCCATTCATTGGTTACATTAGTGTATCAACCTATACACAATTAAACATATTTAGTCCATCGCCAATGCCAATGCGATTCCCATGATGCCCAGAAGTGAGGTTGTCAGCTTGTCGCCACCCTCCTTCGGTGGCCACAAGTTACAACCGACGTAGAGGGCGTCATGCCTGTGAAGATGGCCAGGCAGCTGACGTAGAGCTAGGCAGCGCGTTTGTGAAGAATTAGCATTGGTGATGGTCTTGAGAGACTGATAGTCTAATGTTTGGGGTCACTGTAACTGTTTTAAGTCGATTATGTGTTTATTGGGTGAGCCTTTCACTTTGGGCTTTGGGTTACATGAAGGACTAAGGGCTGGTTAGTTTTTGGGTTGGGCTCTCATTGGAGGTCGGTTTTCTGTTGTTCAATGGGCCATCAGTGTTTTGGGCctttttgttttacttttttttcttttactaaaCCAACATCGATGGGCATAATAACCGGTTCCAAACCCGAACCCGTAGAACCGACCCGTACCCGGTTTCAGTTCCA
Above is a window of Helianthus annuus cultivar XRQ/B chromosome 14, HanXRQr2.0-SUNRISE, whole genome shotgun sequence DNA encoding:
- the LOC110909249 gene encoding uncharacterized protein LOC110909249, with the translated sequence MDFTPPSNSNPPIQASPISSIPSSRKLPIKRKNPNTSNSNSTLILTIPEHHDATPSNPPFKFHRIWSEPDEIRLLQGLLDSSHQGFSFPKDLGTFYAQFTHGMPQPYSKSQLSEKLRRLRKKFRVISSRLANGLDRDLLSVQDRALYDLSKQLWEPEQEPEPEQELDHPSLRFSGIKLDCNAEDDNEFKAGVSGVGVGVEVPETMAVLALPSVVRKTDKPDNCSEKYNKGDGVGGSKDGVGKGELEGEVKVVGKEVRVENVKKGLGDDLRSGIVRFASTTLVEVIDRSLKEMRMMIDVRRVADLEKEMSFEKRWRDQRVAEFDVLAKRLKLIVEGSSMVGK
- the LOC110909251 gene encoding probable glutathione S-transferase DHAR2, chloroplastic, translated to MSAIRINSPTTALTLSIKHLTCNPSFPTNCRRFKRNTVAMSSAPLQVCAKSSLTVPNKLGDCPFTQRVLLTLEEKHLPYDLKLVDLGNKPDWFLSISPEGKVPVAKVDDKWIADSDVITQTVEEKFPDPSLVTPPEKASVGSKIFSTYIGFLKSKDANDGTEQALLNELSAFNDYIKENGPFINGKDISAADLSLGPKLYHMEIALGHFKKWSVPDSLPHLKTYMKTVFSLDSFIKTMPLTEDVIEGWRPKVMG
- the LOC110909250 gene encoding pentatricopeptide repeat-containing protein At1g66345, mitochondrial, which produces MLQPLLRRIINPNIKLTHSLDNIPRFLNCISKAAEEEEKTAAAITVVCKSFPNNLNWQTLNRNLKKTDIRNSSIINRVLIQLKDPPNAKKALSFFHWSSHFTNITHQTNMYALVIHILVKAKLIKDASALIESVLTRSVTGNGVLPLVHSFMNSYEVTGSSPFVFDVLVQICSKLRMIDEAIDVCVCVGEHGFRLNVISYNTLLHVIQKSDKTELGWRVYEHMIENRTYPNEKSVEIMVDALCKEGKLKKFVDMIDRIDQKRCSPKVIVNTCLVFRMIDEGRIKDGLVLLKRMLMRNMILDTVSCSLIVYGKIKLGELETAWKVYDEMVMRGFKANSFVHTSFIGAYCEAGKVENAGEVFNDMERDGLQVYDETYTHMIVGCSKAGKVEESLNFCERMLQNGFIPSCLAFNEVVERLNGHESVRRADDVLTLLLDKGFMPDANTYSYIIAGYGREGDVEGVLKLYYEMEYRKLSPGASVFTWLIVSLFRAGRLEESKKYMRIMKARSLVPLDYTYDAFIFSHRMDKNTKPNQCQPCS